In the genome of Magnolia sinica isolate HGM2019 chromosome 2, MsV1, whole genome shotgun sequence, one region contains:
- the LOC131236750 gene encoding protein FAR1-RELATED SEQUENCE 5-like isoform X1, with protein sequence MPESNANRKWGHSSADSDEVRHKETDKLQKRDSISTKGKRVVELGVFNDDRVDNNVDVDHHNMESNGLDDFVTVDAEARVDDQGPMLQMENEISEPQENMEFESEAAAYNFYNAYARQMGFSIRLSRCKRSSKDGKVVSRWIVCSKEGVPRKSKATKLKRAITRENCKATLWVKKQASGCWVVRRFIKEHTHELAPPNQVCFLRSHRQNRDNAKNLVCVSKGGASNTQTVLDYFKRMQKDNPAFYYAYLVDDDGQMRSCFWIDARSRMAYSYFGDVVTFTTYKTNDCQMLFAPFTGVNHHNQSISFGCALIVDETESSLTWLFETWLDAMFGRHPISIVTNQDKAIRVVIEKVFPRTCHRFCKSHILNKAQDKLGPIYRKEPEFSKMFRECINHSLTIQEFETAWWDLIRNYNLEGHEWLHMLYEDRQRWVPAYLRDTFFADMSTNERSETTISLFDGLVNSKATLREIVVQCGKVLDNRYEIEAEEDCRTAQSRPFTMDQGPLERQAGGIYTRKIYKKFQEEVSAMSNYIAEKVDSNEGVDTYLVEKYMQDLGQIKKKYIVNLNASNMEVKCSCKMFDFSGILCRHTLLVFRMKNILMLPSHYFLKRWTRYAKRGTVLDGLGDEVIGDRHEDLTSRYNSICRATLKLAEEGSKSIEKYNIAMRALNRAYKEVIGMDCDDEEAGQPLNPVNENQPHVTLCDAPSSTPKGRPTHSKYKSHLAKNMQKELYKCSICNSSGHNTRTCAKKRQTGNKDTIELDSNMNNHLSLQNVGYGNNTSISHNGWSSNQSIGFHACRFV encoded by the exons ATGCCGGAATCCAACGCAAATCGCAAGTG GGGGCATTCGTCAGCTGATTCGGACGAAGTTCGTCACAAGG AAACAGATAAGCTTCAAAAAAGAGACTCAATCAGTACCAAAGGCAAAAGAGTAGTGGAATTAGGAGTGTTCAATGATGACAGAGTAGACAACAACGTGGATGTGGATCATCATAACATGGAAAGTAATGGCTTGGATGATTTTGTGACCGTGGATGCTGAAGCTAGAGTGGATGATCAAGGTCCTATGTTACAAATGGAAAATGAAATATCAGAACCACAGGAGAATATGGAATTTGAATCTGAAGCAGCTGCATATAATTTCTACAATGCATACGCGAGGCAGATGGGTTTTAGCATCCGCCTAAGTAGATGCAAACGGTCGAGTAAAGATGGAAAGGTGGTAAGCCGATGGATTGTATGCTCGAAAGAAGGCGTACCTCGGAAGTCCAAGGCTACAAAACTGAAAAGGGCCATCACGAGGGAAAATTGCAAGGCGACATTGTGGGTGAAGAAACAGGCTTCCGGATGCTGGGTTGTAAGGCGGTTTATCAAGGAGCATACTCATGAACTAGCTCCTCCAAATCAAGTATGTTTCCTCCGATCACATCGGCAGAATCGAGATAATGCCAAAAACCTGGTCTGTGTATCCAAGGGAGGAGCATCTAATACACAGACCGTGCTTGATTACTTCAAGCGCATGCAAAAGGACAATCCTGCGTTTTACTATGCATACCTAGTTGACGATGACGGACAGATGCGTAGTTGTTTCTGGATTGATGCGAGATCGAGGATGGCATATAGTTATTTTGGGGATGTGGTGACATTTACCACCTATAAAACAAACGACTGTCAAATGCTATTCGCTCCATTCACAGGTGTAAATCATCATAATCAATCCATTTCGTTTGGTTGTGCACTTATTGTGGATGAGACGGAGTCTTCACTTACTTGGCTATTTGAGACCTGGCTCGATGCGATGTTTGGACGGCATCCTATCTCGATAGTAACTAACCAAGACAAGGCAATAAGAGTGGTAATTGAGAAAGTGTTCCCGAGGACTTGTCATCGTTTCTGTAAGTCACACATTCTTAACAAGGCACAAGACAAATTGGGTCCTATTTATAGGAAGGAACCTGAATTCAGTAAGATGTTTAGGGAATGCATAAACCACTCTTTGACGATCCAGGAGTTTGAAACGGCTTGGTGGGATCTAATTCGTAACTACAATCTTGAGGGGCATGAGTGGCTTCACATGTTATATGAGGACCGTCAAAGATGGGTTCCAGCATATTTACGGGATACATTCTTCGCCGACATGAGTACAAATGAAAGAAGCGAAACCACGATCTCGCTTTTTGATGGGCTTGTGAACTCGAAGGCAACTCTAAGGGAGATTGTAGTTCAATGTGGGAAAGTCTTAGATAATAGGTATGAAATTGAGGCAGAAGAGGATTGTAGAACTGCTCAGAGCAGACCTTTTACAATGGATCAAGGCCCATTGGAAAGGCAAGCTGGCGGTATTTACACAAGAAAGATTTACAAGAAATTTCAAGAGGAAGTATCTGCCATGAGCAACTATATTGCAGAAAAAGTCGATTCAAATGAAGGAGTTGACACGTACTTGGTGGAAAAGTATATGCAGGATCTGGGCcagataaagaaaaaatacattgtGAATCTTAATGCTTCGAACATGGAGGTCAAATGTAGCTGTAAGATGTTTGATTTTTCTGGGATTCTATGCAGACACACGTTATTGGTTTTCAGAATGAAGAATATTCTTATGCTTCCTTCCCACTATTTCTTAAAGCGATGGACAAGATATGCAAAGAGAGGGACCGTCCTCGATGGACTTGGCGATGAGGTAATTGGCGACCGGCATGAGGACTTAACTTCACGATACAATAGTATATGTCGTGCAACTCTCAAACTTGCAGAGGAAGGATCAAAATCTATAGAGAAGTATAACATAGCAATGCGCGCTTTAAATCGGGCTTATAAGGAGGTCATCGGAATGGATTGTGATGATGAAGAAGCAGGACAGCCCTTGAATCCTGTGAATGAAAATCAACCACATGTAACTTTGTGCGATGCTCCAAGTTCCACACCAAAGGGCCGTCCGACGCattccaaatataaatctcaccTAGCAAAGAACATGCAGAAGGAGTTGTACAAGTGTAGCATATGTAATAGTTCTGGTCACAACACACGTACATGTGCCAAGAAGCGACAAACAGGGAACAAGGACACCATCGAATTGGATTCG AATATGAACAATCACCTGTCCTTACAAAATGTGGGGTATGGAAATAATACAAGCATTTCTCACAATGGTTGGAGCAGCAATCAAAG TATTGGATTTCATGCATGTAGGTTTGTTTGA
- the LOC131236750 gene encoding protein FAR1-RELATED SEQUENCE 5-like isoform X2, producing MPESNANRKWGHSSADSDEVRHKDKLQKRDSISTKGKRVVELGVFNDDRVDNNVDVDHHNMESNGLDDFVTVDAEARVDDQGPMLQMENEISEPQENMEFESEAAAYNFYNAYARQMGFSIRLSRCKRSSKDGKVVSRWIVCSKEGVPRKSKATKLKRAITRENCKATLWVKKQASGCWVVRRFIKEHTHELAPPNQVCFLRSHRQNRDNAKNLVCVSKGGASNTQTVLDYFKRMQKDNPAFYYAYLVDDDGQMRSCFWIDARSRMAYSYFGDVVTFTTYKTNDCQMLFAPFTGVNHHNQSISFGCALIVDETESSLTWLFETWLDAMFGRHPISIVTNQDKAIRVVIEKVFPRTCHRFCKSHILNKAQDKLGPIYRKEPEFSKMFRECINHSLTIQEFETAWWDLIRNYNLEGHEWLHMLYEDRQRWVPAYLRDTFFADMSTNERSETTISLFDGLVNSKATLREIVVQCGKVLDNRYEIEAEEDCRTAQSRPFTMDQGPLERQAGGIYTRKIYKKFQEEVSAMSNYIAEKVDSNEGVDTYLVEKYMQDLGQIKKKYIVNLNASNMEVKCSCKMFDFSGILCRHTLLVFRMKNILMLPSHYFLKRWTRYAKRGTVLDGLGDEVIGDRHEDLTSRYNSICRATLKLAEEGSKSIEKYNIAMRALNRAYKEVIGMDCDDEEAGQPLNPVNENQPHVTLCDAPSSTPKGRPTHSKYKSHLAKNMQKELYKCSICNSSGHNTRTCAKKRQTGNKDTIELDSNMNNHLSLQNVGYGNNTSISHNGWSSNQSIGFHACRFV from the exons ATGCCGGAATCCAACGCAAATCGCAAGTG GGGGCATTCGTCAGCTGATTCGGACGAAGTTCGTCACAAGG ATAAGCTTCAAAAAAGAGACTCAATCAGTACCAAAGGCAAAAGAGTAGTGGAATTAGGAGTGTTCAATGATGACAGAGTAGACAACAACGTGGATGTGGATCATCATAACATGGAAAGTAATGGCTTGGATGATTTTGTGACCGTGGATGCTGAAGCTAGAGTGGATGATCAAGGTCCTATGTTACAAATGGAAAATGAAATATCAGAACCACAGGAGAATATGGAATTTGAATCTGAAGCAGCTGCATATAATTTCTACAATGCATACGCGAGGCAGATGGGTTTTAGCATCCGCCTAAGTAGATGCAAACGGTCGAGTAAAGATGGAAAGGTGGTAAGCCGATGGATTGTATGCTCGAAAGAAGGCGTACCTCGGAAGTCCAAGGCTACAAAACTGAAAAGGGCCATCACGAGGGAAAATTGCAAGGCGACATTGTGGGTGAAGAAACAGGCTTCCGGATGCTGGGTTGTAAGGCGGTTTATCAAGGAGCATACTCATGAACTAGCTCCTCCAAATCAAGTATGTTTCCTCCGATCACATCGGCAGAATCGAGATAATGCCAAAAACCTGGTCTGTGTATCCAAGGGAGGAGCATCTAATACACAGACCGTGCTTGATTACTTCAAGCGCATGCAAAAGGACAATCCTGCGTTTTACTATGCATACCTAGTTGACGATGACGGACAGATGCGTAGTTGTTTCTGGATTGATGCGAGATCGAGGATGGCATATAGTTATTTTGGGGATGTGGTGACATTTACCACCTATAAAACAAACGACTGTCAAATGCTATTCGCTCCATTCACAGGTGTAAATCATCATAATCAATCCATTTCGTTTGGTTGTGCACTTATTGTGGATGAGACGGAGTCTTCACTTACTTGGCTATTTGAGACCTGGCTCGATGCGATGTTTGGACGGCATCCTATCTCGATAGTAACTAACCAAGACAAGGCAATAAGAGTGGTAATTGAGAAAGTGTTCCCGAGGACTTGTCATCGTTTCTGTAAGTCACACATTCTTAACAAGGCACAAGACAAATTGGGTCCTATTTATAGGAAGGAACCTGAATTCAGTAAGATGTTTAGGGAATGCATAAACCACTCTTTGACGATCCAGGAGTTTGAAACGGCTTGGTGGGATCTAATTCGTAACTACAATCTTGAGGGGCATGAGTGGCTTCACATGTTATATGAGGACCGTCAAAGATGGGTTCCAGCATATTTACGGGATACATTCTTCGCCGACATGAGTACAAATGAAAGAAGCGAAACCACGATCTCGCTTTTTGATGGGCTTGTGAACTCGAAGGCAACTCTAAGGGAGATTGTAGTTCAATGTGGGAAAGTCTTAGATAATAGGTATGAAATTGAGGCAGAAGAGGATTGTAGAACTGCTCAGAGCAGACCTTTTACAATGGATCAAGGCCCATTGGAAAGGCAAGCTGGCGGTATTTACACAAGAAAGATTTACAAGAAATTTCAAGAGGAAGTATCTGCCATGAGCAACTATATTGCAGAAAAAGTCGATTCAAATGAAGGAGTTGACACGTACTTGGTGGAAAAGTATATGCAGGATCTGGGCcagataaagaaaaaatacattgtGAATCTTAATGCTTCGAACATGGAGGTCAAATGTAGCTGTAAGATGTTTGATTTTTCTGGGATTCTATGCAGACACACGTTATTGGTTTTCAGAATGAAGAATATTCTTATGCTTCCTTCCCACTATTTCTTAAAGCGATGGACAAGATATGCAAAGAGAGGGACCGTCCTCGATGGACTTGGCGATGAGGTAATTGGCGACCGGCATGAGGACTTAACTTCACGATACAATAGTATATGTCGTGCAACTCTCAAACTTGCAGAGGAAGGATCAAAATCTATAGAGAAGTATAACATAGCAATGCGCGCTTTAAATCGGGCTTATAAGGAGGTCATCGGAATGGATTGTGATGATGAAGAAGCAGGACAGCCCTTGAATCCTGTGAATGAAAATCAACCACATGTAACTTTGTGCGATGCTCCAAGTTCCACACCAAAGGGCCGTCCGACGCattccaaatataaatctcaccTAGCAAAGAACATGCAGAAGGAGTTGTACAAGTGTAGCATATGTAATAGTTCTGGTCACAACACACGTACATGTGCCAAGAAGCGACAAACAGGGAACAAGGACACCATCGAATTGGATTCG AATATGAACAATCACCTGTCCTTACAAAATGTGGGGTATGGAAATAATACAAGCATTTCTCACAATGGTTGGAGCAGCAATCAAAG TATTGGATTTCATGCATGTAGGTTTGTTTGA
- the LOC131236750 gene encoding protein FAR1-RELATED SEQUENCE 5-like isoform X3, whose translation MPESNANRKWGHSSADSDEVRHKETDKLQKRDSISTKGKRVVELGVFNDDRVDNNVDVDHHNMESNGLDDFVTVDAEARVDDQGPMLQMENEISEPQENMEFESEAAAYNFYNAYARQMGFSIRLSRCKRSSKDGKVVSRWIVCSKEGVPRKSKATKLKRAITRENCKATLWVKKQASGCWVVRRFIKEHTHELAPPNQVCFLRSHRQNRDNAKNLVCVSKGGASNTQTVLDYFKRMQKDNPAFYYAYLVDDDGQMRSCFWIDARSRMAYSYFGDVVTFTTYKTNDCQMLFAPFTGVNHHNQSISFGCALIVDETESSLTWLFETWLDAMFGRHPISIVTNQDKAIRVVIEKVFPRTCHRFCKSHILNKAQDKLGPIYRKEPEFSKMFRECINHSLTIQEFETAWWDLIRNYNLEGHEWLHMLYEDRQRWVPAYLRDTFFADMSTNERSETTISLFDGLVNSKATLREIVVQCGKVLDNRYEIEAEEDCRTAQSRPFTMDQGPLERQAGGIYTRKIYKKFQEEVSAMSNYIAEKVDSNEGVDTYLVEKYMQDLGQIKKKYIVNLNASNMEVKCSCKMFDFSGILCRHTLLVFRMKNILMLPSHYFLKRWTRYAKRGTVLDGLGDEVIGDRHEDLTSRYNSICRATLKLAEEGSKSIEKYNIAMRALNRAYKEVIGMDCDDEEAGQPLNPVNENQPHVTLCDAPSSTPKGRPTHSKYKSHLAKNMQKELYKCSICNSSGHNTRTCAKKRQTGNKDTIELDSNMNNHLSLQNVGYGNNTSISHNGWSSNQRFV comes from the exons ATGCCGGAATCCAACGCAAATCGCAAGTG GGGGCATTCGTCAGCTGATTCGGACGAAGTTCGTCACAAGG AAACAGATAAGCTTCAAAAAAGAGACTCAATCAGTACCAAAGGCAAAAGAGTAGTGGAATTAGGAGTGTTCAATGATGACAGAGTAGACAACAACGTGGATGTGGATCATCATAACATGGAAAGTAATGGCTTGGATGATTTTGTGACCGTGGATGCTGAAGCTAGAGTGGATGATCAAGGTCCTATGTTACAAATGGAAAATGAAATATCAGAACCACAGGAGAATATGGAATTTGAATCTGAAGCAGCTGCATATAATTTCTACAATGCATACGCGAGGCAGATGGGTTTTAGCATCCGCCTAAGTAGATGCAAACGGTCGAGTAAAGATGGAAAGGTGGTAAGCCGATGGATTGTATGCTCGAAAGAAGGCGTACCTCGGAAGTCCAAGGCTACAAAACTGAAAAGGGCCATCACGAGGGAAAATTGCAAGGCGACATTGTGGGTGAAGAAACAGGCTTCCGGATGCTGGGTTGTAAGGCGGTTTATCAAGGAGCATACTCATGAACTAGCTCCTCCAAATCAAGTATGTTTCCTCCGATCACATCGGCAGAATCGAGATAATGCCAAAAACCTGGTCTGTGTATCCAAGGGAGGAGCATCTAATACACAGACCGTGCTTGATTACTTCAAGCGCATGCAAAAGGACAATCCTGCGTTTTACTATGCATACCTAGTTGACGATGACGGACAGATGCGTAGTTGTTTCTGGATTGATGCGAGATCGAGGATGGCATATAGTTATTTTGGGGATGTGGTGACATTTACCACCTATAAAACAAACGACTGTCAAATGCTATTCGCTCCATTCACAGGTGTAAATCATCATAATCAATCCATTTCGTTTGGTTGTGCACTTATTGTGGATGAGACGGAGTCTTCACTTACTTGGCTATTTGAGACCTGGCTCGATGCGATGTTTGGACGGCATCCTATCTCGATAGTAACTAACCAAGACAAGGCAATAAGAGTGGTAATTGAGAAAGTGTTCCCGAGGACTTGTCATCGTTTCTGTAAGTCACACATTCTTAACAAGGCACAAGACAAATTGGGTCCTATTTATAGGAAGGAACCTGAATTCAGTAAGATGTTTAGGGAATGCATAAACCACTCTTTGACGATCCAGGAGTTTGAAACGGCTTGGTGGGATCTAATTCGTAACTACAATCTTGAGGGGCATGAGTGGCTTCACATGTTATATGAGGACCGTCAAAGATGGGTTCCAGCATATTTACGGGATACATTCTTCGCCGACATGAGTACAAATGAAAGAAGCGAAACCACGATCTCGCTTTTTGATGGGCTTGTGAACTCGAAGGCAACTCTAAGGGAGATTGTAGTTCAATGTGGGAAAGTCTTAGATAATAGGTATGAAATTGAGGCAGAAGAGGATTGTAGAACTGCTCAGAGCAGACCTTTTACAATGGATCAAGGCCCATTGGAAAGGCAAGCTGGCGGTATTTACACAAGAAAGATTTACAAGAAATTTCAAGAGGAAGTATCTGCCATGAGCAACTATATTGCAGAAAAAGTCGATTCAAATGAAGGAGTTGACACGTACTTGGTGGAAAAGTATATGCAGGATCTGGGCcagataaagaaaaaatacattgtGAATCTTAATGCTTCGAACATGGAGGTCAAATGTAGCTGTAAGATGTTTGATTTTTCTGGGATTCTATGCAGACACACGTTATTGGTTTTCAGAATGAAGAATATTCTTATGCTTCCTTCCCACTATTTCTTAAAGCGATGGACAAGATATGCAAAGAGAGGGACCGTCCTCGATGGACTTGGCGATGAGGTAATTGGCGACCGGCATGAGGACTTAACTTCACGATACAATAGTATATGTCGTGCAACTCTCAAACTTGCAGAGGAAGGATCAAAATCTATAGAGAAGTATAACATAGCAATGCGCGCTTTAAATCGGGCTTATAAGGAGGTCATCGGAATGGATTGTGATGATGAAGAAGCAGGACAGCCCTTGAATCCTGTGAATGAAAATCAACCACATGTAACTTTGTGCGATGCTCCAAGTTCCACACCAAAGGGCCGTCCGACGCattccaaatataaatctcaccTAGCAAAGAACATGCAGAAGGAGTTGTACAAGTGTAGCATATGTAATAGTTCTGGTCACAACACACGTACATGTGCCAAGAAGCGACAAACAGGGAACAAGGACACCATCGAATTGGATTCG AATATGAACAATCACCTGTCCTTACAAAATGTGGGGTATGGAAATAATACAAGCATTTCTCACAATGGTTGGAGCAGCAATCAAAG GTTTGTTTGA